The Acidobacteriota bacterium sequence GTCGCGGGCAGGATCGATGAGCTGCTCAAAAGCTACCCCTTGCCAGCGAACGTGACGGCGCAGATCTCGAGGGAAAATCAGGAGATGCGCCAGTCGTACAGATCGCTCCTGTTCGCGTTCACCCTTGCAATTTTCCTCGTCTATTTCGTCATGGCGGCACAGTTCGAGTCTTTCGTGAATCCGTTCATCATCATTTTTACCGTGCCGCTCGGGTTGATCGGGTTGGTCCTCGCGCTCGCTCTTACCGGGAATATCATCAATATCGTCGTCATGATCGGGATCGTGATGCTGTCCGGAATCGTCGTGAACAACGCCATCGTTCTCGTTGATTACATCGGGCAGCTCCGAAGAGCAGCGGGCATGGACAAGTTTTTCAGCGATCGTTGAAGCTGGAAAAGTAAGGTTGAGGCCGATTCTCATGACGACGGCCACCACCGTCTTGGGGCTTCTACCGATGGTGGTCGGCCTCGGTGAGGGAGCGGAGATAAAAGCGCCGATGGCGATCACGGTCATCGGGAGGCTTGCGATTGCTGCATTCCTCACGCTCATCGTTATTCCGTGCGTCTATGCCGTCGTTGACCGCAAAGGAGTCCTCGTGGTTCCCGGGAAAGAGAGTAAGCGGGTGCGCGTCGGGACGGAACTCGAAAGCAAGGCTTGATCTGGAAAAAAGATGAAGATTGCACAGCTATCAGTCAGACGCCCGGTTGCCACGTTCATGGTCTACGTCTCTCTCCTCCTGCTGGGAGCGATCGCCATCTACAGAATTCCGCTTGCGTTCCTCCCGACGCTCGACTGGCCGGAGATGTGGATATGGATCCCGTACCCGAATTCCAGCCCCGTTTACATCGAAAAGAACATCATCAAACCTGCCGAAGAGATGCTCTCGACGCTGAGCGGGTTGAAGAAGATACGATCGACAGCCGAGCCCGATTCTGCTTCCTTCCAGCTCACGTTCGACTGGGGAAAGAAGCTCGATATGATGAGAGTGCAGGTCGATGAGAAGCTCGACATTGCGAGAAGGGAGATGCCCGATGATGTCGAGCATGTCTATGTATTCAATTTCAACACGACCGACATCCCGGTCGTTCAAGCAAGGATCTCTGCTCCCGGCGTGGATCTTTCAAAAAACTACGACCTCCTCGACAAGAGGATCGCGAACAAGATACGGCCCATTCCCGGAGTCG is a genomic window containing:
- a CDS encoding efflux RND transporter permease subunit — translated: MRPILMTTATTVLGLLPMVVGLGEGAEIKAPMAITVIGRLAIAAFLTLIVIPCVYAVVDRKGVLVVPGKESKRVRVGTELESKA